Proteins found in one Gardnerella vaginalis ATCC 14018 = JCM 11026 genomic segment:
- a CDS encoding ribokinase: MIEKTTPLSNENLANALKKIGESQNHVAVLGSMNADYTIVADRLPNPGETVNGSDLRVLPGGKSGNQAVSAAKIGANVQMFGAVGSDENAEFLLNTLESAGVDTSKILRVEGIKSGATVITVDAKAGENTIVYAPGSNAKVSVEYISQEDVKKAISSASVLGLCLESPMETVTEAAKIARTAGVKVLLNNSPFVNTLPSDLIENASILLVNEHEMAQLLKIHEPEDGNWDDFDWFDAARIMHEYGFDEAVVTLGAEGSVVLDYNAEDGKKAVRICPQKVSAVDTTGCGDAFMGTVLAGLAAGFSLAQSAQVATYVSAYAATGFGAQSSYGSAQQVVRAFE; encoded by the coding sequence ATGATAGAAAAAACTACTCCGTTAAGCAACGAAAATCTTGCTAACGCGCTTAAAAAAATAGGCGAAAGTCAAAATCATGTTGCTGTACTAGGTTCCATGAACGCAGATTACACAATAGTTGCCGACCGTCTTCCAAATCCTGGAGAAACTGTAAACGGAAGTGATTTGCGAGTACTACCAGGAGGAAAATCTGGGAATCAAGCCGTTTCTGCAGCAAAAATCGGCGCGAATGTGCAAATGTTTGGTGCTGTAGGCAGCGACGAAAACGCAGAATTCCTTCTTAACACGCTAGAATCTGCAGGTGTAGACACGTCTAAAATTTTACGTGTAGAAGGCATAAAAAGTGGCGCAACAGTAATAACAGTAGATGCAAAAGCTGGCGAAAACACAATCGTCTATGCTCCAGGTTCTAATGCAAAAGTAAGTGTGGAATATATTAGTCAAGAAGATGTTAAGAAGGCTATTAGCAGTGCAAGCGTTTTAGGATTGTGCCTTGAAAGCCCAATGGAAACTGTAACGGAGGCTGCAAAAATTGCGCGCACAGCTGGTGTAAAAGTTTTACTTAATAATTCGCCGTTTGTAAACACGCTTCCAAGTGATCTGATTGAAAACGCAAGCATACTGCTTGTAAACGAGCATGAAATGGCGCAATTGCTTAAAATTCACGAGCCAGAAGATGGCAATTGGGATGATTTTGACTGGTTTGATGCGGCGCGCATTATGCACGAGTATGGTTTCGACGAGGCAGTTGTGACTCTTGGTGCAGAAGGCTCTGTTGTTTTAGATTACAATGCGGAAGATGGTAAAAAGGCTGTTCGTATATGCCCGCAAAAAGTTTCTGCAGTAGACACCACGGGATGCGGTGACGCATTTATGGGAACCGTTTTGGCAGGACTTGCAGCTGGATTTAGTTTAGCTCAAAGTGCGCAAGTGGCAACATATGTTTCTGCGTACGCAGCAACAGGATTTGGAGCGCAATCGTCTTACGGCAGCGCGCAACAGGTGGTTCGTGCGTTTGAGTAG
- a CDS encoding PFL family protein: MLNIMEVSETNSMIEQEKLDVRTITMGINLLDCTDSNMQKVCENVYNKITRIAKDLVSTGCAIERDYGIPIVNKRITVTPISLVGASACKSPDDFVQIAHALDRAAKKVGVDLIGGYSALPAKSMTTADRMLIESLPKALSETDIVCSSANVGSTRTGIDMDCVELLGRVIKQIAQATADRDSYGCVKFVAFCNAPDDNPFMAGGFHGVTEGDAVINVGVSGPGVVSRALDEARGKDFAFLCETIKRTAFKITRVGQLVAQEASRRLGVPFGIIDLSLAPTPAVGDSVGEVLEKIGLSTVGAPGTTAALAMLNDQVKKGGIMASSYVGGLSGAFIPVSEDANMIAAAKSGCLRIEKLEAMTCVCSVGLDMIAIPGSTTAATISGMIADEAAIGMINQKTTAVRIIPVEGKSVGQMANFGGLMGYAPIMPVNTESCEEFVSRGGRIPAPVHSFKN; encoded by the coding sequence ATGCTAAACATTATGGAAGTGAGCGAAACAAACTCAATGATCGAGCAAGAAAAACTCGACGTTAGAACCATAACAATGGGAATAAACCTGCTAGATTGTACGGACTCGAACATGCAAAAAGTGTGCGAAAACGTGTACAACAAAATTACGCGCATTGCAAAAGACTTAGTCAGCACGGGCTGCGCGATTGAACGCGATTACGGAATTCCTATTGTGAACAAGCGTATAACCGTAACACCAATAAGCCTAGTTGGAGCTTCTGCGTGCAAAAGCCCAGACGATTTTGTGCAAATTGCGCACGCGCTAGACAGAGCAGCTAAAAAAGTTGGAGTGGATCTAATCGGCGGATACTCAGCGCTGCCTGCAAAATCCATGACAACAGCCGACCGCATGCTTATAGAATCATTGCCAAAAGCCTTGAGTGAGACAGATATTGTGTGCTCAAGCGCAAACGTAGGTTCCACACGCACTGGAATTGACATGGATTGCGTGGAGTTACTTGGGCGAGTAATCAAACAAATCGCACAGGCAACTGCAGACCGAGACTCCTACGGATGTGTGAAGTTCGTAGCATTCTGCAACGCTCCAGACGATAATCCGTTTATGGCAGGTGGATTCCACGGCGTAACAGAAGGAGACGCTGTGATAAACGTTGGCGTATCTGGACCAGGCGTGGTTTCGCGCGCGCTAGACGAGGCGCGCGGGAAGGATTTTGCGTTCTTGTGCGAAACGATTAAGCGCACGGCTTTTAAGATTACGCGAGTAGGCCAGTTGGTTGCGCAAGAGGCATCTAGAAGGCTAGGGGTGCCATTTGGCATAATCGACTTGTCGCTTGCGCCAACACCAGCCGTGGGAGACTCCGTAGGCGAAGTCTTAGAAAAAATCGGACTTTCTACTGTTGGCGCTCCTGGCACAACAGCCGCTCTTGCAATGCTTAATGATCAAGTTAAAAAAGGCGGAATAATGGCTAGCAGCTACGTTGGTGGGCTTTCTGGCGCGTTTATACCTGTTTCGGAAGACGCAAACATGATTGCTGCGGCAAAGTCAGGCTGCCTTAGAATAGAAAAGCTAGAAGCAATGACGTGTGTATGCTCTGTAGGCTTAGACATGATTGCAATTCCTGGAAGCACAACAGCTGCAACAATATCTGGAATGATAGCGGATGAGGCAGCAATAGGAATGATAAATCAAAAAACAACTGCTGTGCGCATAATCCCTGTAGAAGGGAAAAGCGTTGGGCAAATGGCCAATTTTGGCGGTTTAATGGGGTATGCTCCGATTATGCCAGTAAACACCGAAAGCTGCGAGGAATTCGTTTCGCGCGGTGGGCGAATTCCAGCGCCTGTGCATAGCTTTAAAAATTAG
- a CDS encoding ACT domain-containing protein, producing MNTTNHDENKAVITVVGKDAVGIIAKVTSHLASRKANILDISQTIVNGFFNMMMIVDVNEISVEFGELAEELAKLGEEIGVRIHCQRAEIFTNMHRI from the coding sequence ATGAACACCACTAATCATGATGAAAACAAAGCCGTAATCACCGTAGTAGGCAAAGATGCCGTAGGAATCATAGCCAAAGTAACATCACATTTAGCAAGCCGCAAAGCGAATATCCTAGACATATCTCAAACAATCGTCAATGGCTTTTTTAACATGATGATGATTGTAGACGTAAATGAAATAAGCGTAGAATTTGGCGAATTAGCGGAAGAACTAGCAAAACTAGGCGAAGAAATCGGCGTTCGCATACACTGCCAGCGCGCGGAAATTTTTACAAACATGCACAGAATCTAG
- the rplT gene encoding 50S ribosomal protein L20, producing the protein MARVKRAVNAHKKRRVVLDRASGYRGQRSRLYRKAKEQLLHSFTYNFRDRKARKGDFRKLWIQRINAAVRAEGITYNRFIQGLRLAGIELDRRALAELAVSDVETFKAIVEAAKAALPADVNAPVEA; encoded by the coding sequence ATGGCACGAGTAAAGCGCGCAGTTAATGCTCACAAGAAGCGTCGCGTTGTTCTTGATAGGGCTTCGGGTTATCGCGGTCAGCGTTCCCGTCTTTATCGTAAGGCAAAGGAACAGCTGCTTCACTCATTTACTTACAACTTCCGCGACCGCAAGGCTCGCAAGGGCGACTTCCGCAAGTTGTGGATTCAGCGTATTAACGCTGCAGTTCGCGCAGAAGGAATCACCTACAACCGCTTCATTCAGGGCTTGCGTTTGGCTGGCATCGAATTGGATCGCCGCGCTTTGGCTGAGCTCGCTGTTAGCGACGTTGAAACCTTCAAGGCAATCGTTGAAGCTGCTAAGGCTGCTTTGCCAGCTGATGTGAATGCTCCAGTAGAAGCCTGA
- the rpmI gene encoding 50S ribosomal protein L35, translated as MPKMKTNSAASKRVRLTGTGKVMHDGSAMRHNLEHKSARKRRALSADKVLATAQSKNLKGLLAK; from the coding sequence ATGCCGAAGATGAAAACTAATTCCGCAGCGTCCAAGCGCGTTCGCCTTACCGGCACTGGTAAGGTAATGCACGATGGTAGCGCAATGCGCCACAACTTGGAGCATAAGTCTGCTCGCAAGCGTCGTGCTTTGTCTGCAGATAAAGTTTTGGCTACAGCACAGAGCAAGAATTTGAAGGGCTTGCTGGCTAAGTAA
- the infC gene encoding translation initiation factor IF-3, with product MCCSTVLTRIGVIISDEPRINEEIRVSQVRLIGPKGEQVGVIATSVALNLAKEANLDLVEVAPTAKPPVAKLIDYGKYKYNEKIKAREARRNQSTAEIKEIRFRLKIDDHDFDVKKGHVLRFLNGGDKVKVTIMLRGREQSRPIGGVELLRRLADEVSESGTIEFAPKQEGRNIIMTLAPKGKKIHTQSEQRRRGAESRAERQARQAARLAAKQGTQDAAAVAAQASVESDQNHKEGSNAEDEN from the coding sequence GTGTGCTGTTCCACTGTTTTAACAAGGATTGGAGTCATCATTAGCGACGAACCACGCATTAACGAAGAGATTCGCGTCTCCCAGGTACGCCTTATCGGTCCGAAAGGCGAGCAAGTGGGGGTCATCGCGACCTCGGTAGCGTTGAACCTGGCAAAGGAAGCGAACCTCGATCTCGTCGAGGTGGCACCTACTGCTAAGCCTCCTGTAGCCAAGCTTATTGACTACGGTAAGTACAAGTACAACGAGAAGATTAAGGCTCGTGAAGCGCGTCGTAATCAAAGCACAGCTGAGATTAAGGAAATTCGTTTCCGACTCAAGATTGATGATCATGATTTCGACGTTAAGAAGGGTCATGTTCTTCGATTCCTAAATGGCGGCGATAAGGTTAAAGTCACCATTATGCTGCGTGGTCGCGAGCAATCGCGTCCTATCGGCGGAGTTGAGTTATTGCGTAGGCTTGCAGATGAGGTTTCCGAAAGTGGAACTATTGAGTTTGCCCCTAAGCAGGAGGGTCGTAACATAATAATGACTCTCGCTCCTAAGGGCAAGAAGATTCATACTCAGTCTGAGCAGCGTCGTAGAGGCGCTGAATCGCGCGCAGAACGTCAGGCTCGCCAGGCAGCGCGTCTTGCAGCAAAGCAAGGAACTCAGGATGCGGCAGCAGTCGCAGCACAAGCTTCTGTAGAATCTGATCAGAATCATAAGGAGGGCAGCAATGCCGAAGATGAAAACTAA
- a CDS encoding thiamine diphosphokinase: protein MEPLKRCVVLAAGDYYDHTREHVPDRALTIAADGGWDHACRLGLHVDALIGDFDSVRLKLPTDAAITRLPAEKDDPDLLSALKVGWAKGSREFHIFGGLGGRVDHTISNIQLMVRLAVRGGIGFLYGDGTIVTAIHNGSLDFPASNGHEGRMVSVFSHTPVSSDVNEIGLKYQLQHATMYGDAVQGLSNELLNDTPAHIDVHEGTLVITFPIDAPLPQVSWFKRPVGDLGDINTSISSALAVPSK from the coding sequence ATGGAGCCTTTAAAGCGCTGCGTTGTTTTAGCAGCTGGAGATTATTACGACCATACGCGCGAACATGTTCCTGATCGCGCTTTAACTATTGCGGCAGATGGTGGCTGGGATCATGCGTGCAGACTCGGCTTGCATGTTGATGCTCTAATTGGTGACTTTGATTCTGTGCGCTTAAAGCTTCCAACAGATGCTGCCATTACGCGACTTCCCGCCGAAAAAGATGATCCAGATTTGCTTTCTGCTCTTAAAGTTGGCTGGGCTAAAGGTTCTAGAGAATTCCATATTTTTGGCGGCTTAGGCGGTCGCGTCGATCACACGATTTCCAATATTCAGCTTATGGTTCGACTTGCCGTTAGAGGCGGAATTGGATTCTTGTATGGAGACGGCACGATTGTTACAGCAATTCACAACGGTTCTCTTGACTTTCCTGCATCTAATGGTCACGAAGGCCGCATGGTTTCTGTGTTCTCACACACGCCCGTTTCTAGCGATGTAAACGAGATTGGTCTTAAATATCAACTTCAGCACGCAACTATGTATGGTGATGCCGTTCAAGGCTTAAGCAACGAGTTACTAAACGATACTCCTGCACATATTGACGTTCATGAAGGCACTCTTGTAATCACATTCCCTATAGATGCTCCACTGCCGCAAGTCAGCTGGTTTAAGCGGCCAGTTGGCGATTTGGGAGATATAAACACTAGCATTTCAAGCGCTCTCGCTGTGCCATCAAAATAG
- the gap gene encoding type I glyceraldehyde-3-phosphate dehydrogenase, protein MTVKIGINGFGRIGRLAFRRIFELQARGGQAGDIEVAAINDLTTPSMLAYLLKYDSTHGTFRHDDGTPVEVTSTEDAIVVDGKTYKVYAEKDANNIPWVKNDGVEFVLECTGFYTSAEKSQAHLNAGAKKVLISAPAKDETTPTVVFGVNQDILKPTDNIVSAGSCTTNSMAAMVKLLQDNWGIKSGFMTTIHAYTGTQMILDGPRGSKPRNNRSAACNTIEHSTGAAKAIGKVVPEVNGKLQGHAQRIQVPDGSVTELTTVLEKPATTEEINEAFKKAFENCEYFGYNADSIVSSDIIGDTHGGVFDPTQTDVNTVDGVTLARTVTFYDNEYGFTANMIRTLLYFAEIAE, encoded by the coding sequence ATGACAGTCAAGATTGGTATTAACGGCTTTGGACGTATCGGCCGTTTGGCATTCCGTCGTATTTTTGAGCTTCAGGCTCGTGGCGGTCAAGCTGGCGATATCGAAGTCGCAGCCATCAACGATCTGACCACTCCTTCGATGCTTGCTTACTTGCTTAAGTACGACAGCACTCATGGCACTTTCCGCCACGACGACGGCACCCCAGTTGAGGTTACCTCCACAGAAGACGCAATCGTCGTAGATGGTAAGACTTACAAGGTTTACGCTGAAAAAGACGCAAACAATATTCCATGGGTTAAGAACGATGGCGTTGAGTTCGTGCTCGAGTGCACTGGTTTCTACACTTCTGCAGAAAAGTCCCAGGCTCACTTGAACGCTGGAGCTAAGAAGGTTCTTATCTCCGCTCCTGCTAAAGACGAAACCACCCCAACCGTTGTGTTTGGTGTGAACCAAGACATTTTGAAGCCAACCGACAACATTGTGTCCGCTGGCTCTTGCACAACTAACTCCATGGCTGCAATGGTTAAGCTTTTGCAGGATAACTGGGGTATTAAGTCTGGCTTCATGACCACCATCCACGCTTACACTGGCACCCAGATGATTCTCGACGGCCCACGCGGCTCCAAGCCACGCAACAACCGTTCTGCAGCTTGCAACACCATCGAGCACTCCACTGGTGCTGCTAAGGCAATCGGCAAGGTTGTTCCAGAGGTTAACGGAAAGCTTCAGGGTCATGCTCAGCGTATTCAGGTTCCAGATGGATCTGTTACCGAGTTGACCACTGTTCTCGAGAAGCCAGCAACCACCGAAGAAATCAACGAAGCCTTTAAGAAGGCATTCGAAAACTGCGAATACTTCGGTTACAATGCCGATAGCATTGTGTCTTCCGATATTATTGGCGACACCCACGGTGGCGTTTTCGATCCAACTCAGACCGATGTTAACACTGTTGACGGCGTAACTTTGGCTCGTACCGTTACCTTCTACGATAACGAGTACGGCTTTACTGCTAACATGATTCGCACCTTGCTTTACTTCGCTGAGATTGCTGAGTAA
- the ybaK gene encoding Cys-tRNA(Pro) deacylase, with product MSKKHATTGKATPAIAQLENAGITFRVVDYEHDADHMDDGYGMEAAQKLGVNAEQVCKTLMVDTGEKRVVGIVPVNGRLSMKAIASAVNAKKASMTSPDVAQRESGYVVGGISPFGQRTHHETVLDASVMHFDEILVSGGKRGLDVVLNPNDLVSLLNATVADILA from the coding sequence ATGAGCAAAAAACATGCTACGACAGGTAAAGCAACGCCAGCAATCGCACAGTTAGAAAACGCTGGAATTACGTTCCGCGTTGTTGACTATGAGCACGATGCAGACCACATGGATGATGGGTATGGCATGGAAGCAGCGCAAAAATTAGGCGTAAATGCTGAACAAGTGTGCAAAACACTTATGGTAGACACTGGGGAAAAACGCGTAGTTGGGATTGTGCCAGTAAACGGTAGATTGAGTATGAAGGCGATTGCTAGCGCAGTAAATGCCAAAAAAGCCAGTATGACAAGCCCAGATGTAGCCCAACGCGAAAGCGGCTACGTGGTTGGCGGAATCAGCCCATTTGGTCAGCGTACTCATCACGAAACCGTTCTGGATGCTAGTGTTATGCACTTTGATGAGATTCTTGTTTCTGGAGGCAAACGCGGTCTTGATGTTGTTCTAAATCCAAACGATTTAGTTAGCTTGCTTAACGCAACCGTAGCAGATATATTGGCTTAA
- a CDS encoding aldose 1-epimerase family protein gives MKSYSLPPRTGNQYTICHKDYKATITQLGAALRNFTWRNSDIVVPFEADELPPCYNGQILIPFPNRVDKASYKFQNASYTLPIDERDRDTALHGYGYRSYWQTLSVTQSSVSLLWRSPNMEGYPFDIVTIATWELDDYGIHLTLNTTNHGNDDAPWAAAMHPWLCNGLQGHGDEIDQLNSKCKLKLPAKTHVRANERLIPVGTESVDGTRFDLRDNPFLVNQPFDDAWTDLIRDDDEWTTAIFTRADDLQIAVKGDKSVTSFQVCTATGFPADKHPCGVAVEPQTAYANAFNTGTDLTVIAPQETVVNQFRISPLIENM, from the coding sequence ATGAAATCGTATTCGCTACCACCGCGAACAGGCAACCAATACACGATTTGCCACAAAGATTACAAGGCTACAATAACACAACTTGGAGCTGCACTACGCAATTTTACTTGGAGAAATAGTGATATTGTTGTGCCATTTGAGGCTGACGAGTTACCGCCTTGCTACAATGGACAAATACTTATTCCTTTCCCAAATCGTGTAGATAAAGCGTCTTACAAGTTCCAAAACGCGTCTTATACTCTGCCTATCGACGAGCGAGATAGAGACACAGCTTTACACGGCTACGGATACCGCTCATACTGGCAAACTTTAAGCGTTACACAATCCAGTGTGAGTCTTTTATGGCGATCACCAAATATGGAAGGATATCCTTTTGACATTGTTACAATAGCCACTTGGGAGCTTGACGATTATGGGATTCATTTAACGTTGAATACAACCAATCATGGCAATGATGATGCTCCATGGGCTGCTGCAATGCACCCTTGGCTGTGCAACGGATTACAAGGGCATGGAGACGAGATTGATCAACTAAACTCTAAGTGCAAGCTTAAACTTCCTGCAAAAACGCATGTGCGCGCAAATGAACGTTTAATACCAGTTGGTACAGAAAGCGTAGACGGAACGCGATTTGATTTACGCGATAATCCATTTTTAGTTAATCAGCCATTTGATGATGCTTGGACTGATTTAATTAGGGATGACGATGAGTGGACTACTGCGATTTTTACGCGAGCTGACGACTTACAAATAGCGGTGAAAGGCGACAAAAGCGTAACATCATTCCAAGTGTGCACTGCAACTGGTTTCCCTGCAGACAAGCATCCTTGCGGAGTTGCTGTAGAACCACAGACGGCGTATGCGAATGCATTTAACACAGGAACAGACTTGACTGTTATAGCACCACAGGAAACTGTTGTTAACCAATTTAGAATTTCACCTCTGATTGAGAATATGTGA
- a CDS encoding 50S ribosomal protein bL37, with product MGMRGRKRKARRKKAANHGKRPNA from the coding sequence ATGGGTATGCGTGGACGTAAGCGCAAGGCACGCCGCAAAAAGGCAGCAAATCACGGCAAAAGACCAAATGCTTAA
- a CDS encoding zeta toxin family protein, translated as MVIEDFSEEYFTHCLLRNLRSLQMYKHADLHPKAVLLGGQSGAGKTTIHVIKQKEFNGNIIILDADSYRTQHPYYCELLDKYGKESVKYTSAFSAKMVRSLIDELSSKKYNLIIEGTLRSVEVPSSTAKMLIDRGYRISLAVIATKPELSWISTLIRYREMYLEDPKSARATPKDHHDNIVNNIVDNLLKLEQSKIFDRIQIYKRDEKCIYDSDSYKNSPNITAASVLKEVLFGKKTIDEKKLICHAKNRLNELDKLIDKSL; from the coding sequence ATGGTTATAGAAGATTTTAGCGAAGAGTATTTTACTCACTGTTTGTTAAGAAATTTACGTTCTTTACAAATGTATAAGCATGCAGATTTGCATCCTAAGGCGGTTTTACTCGGTGGTCAAAGTGGTGCTGGCAAAACGACCATTCATGTAATAAAACAAAAAGAATTTAACGGTAACATAATAATCCTTGATGCTGATAGCTATAGGACTCAACACCCTTATTATTGCGAGTTGCTTGATAAATACGGTAAAGAAAGTGTTAAATATACGAGTGCTTTTTCAGCAAAAATGGTGAGAAGCTTAATTGATGAGTTAAGTTCTAAAAAATATAATCTCATAATTGAAGGTACTTTGCGCAGTGTTGAAGTTCCTAGTAGTACTGCGAAAATGTTGATAGATCGTGGTTACCGTATTTCTCTTGCTGTCATTGCAACAAAACCTGAATTGTCATGGATCAGTACGCTGATTCGCTACAGGGAAATGTATTTGGAAGATCCTAAAAGTGCTAGGGCAACTCCTAAGGATCATCACGACAATATTGTGAACAATATAGTAGATAACTTGTTGAAATTAGAACAATCGAAAATATTTGACAGAATTCAGATTTACAAGCGAGACGAAAAATGTATATATGATTCTGATTCGTATAAAAATAGTCCAAATATTACAGCAGCTAGTGTTCTTAAGGAAGTGCTCTTTGGCAAGAAAACTATTGATGAGAAAAAGTTGATTTGCCACGCTAAGAATAGGTTGAATGAACTAGACAAGTTGATAGATAAAAGTTTGTAG
- a CDS encoding helix-turn-helix transcriptional regulator, which produces MVSVNIRALRRSKKITQQELAEALGVSRNSIVRYENGTSAISTRLIDKICDKFKVSLFDIVHEKELSASDKYDLNMKIEVLKERGALLLARLYKYEDSMNIQFDDSSNAWIAISDDLSDVINTKIYTSTNFEDINRYIGYLDGIERLLEYVSCNKNS; this is translated from the coding sequence ATGGTTTCTGTGAATATTCGAGCACTACGTCGCTCAAAAAAAATAACTCAACAAGAGTTAGCTGAAGCATTAGGAGTATCTCGTAATAGCATTGTGCGATACGAAAATGGTACAAGTGCTATTTCAACTAGGTTAATAGATAAGATTTGTGATAAATTCAAGGTTTCTCTTTTTGATATCGTACATGAAAAAGAATTATCTGCATCTGATAAATACGATTTGAATATGAAGATTGAAGTTTTAAAGGAGCGTGGCGCACTTTTACTGGCTCGTTTATATAAATACGAGGATAGTATGAATATACAATTTGATGATTCTTCTAATGCATGGATTGCAATTAGTGATGATTTATCAGATGTAATTAATACAAAGATTTATACATCTACAAATTTTGAAGATATAAATCGTTATATCGGATATTTAGATGGCATAGAACGCTTGCTTGAATACGTAAGTTGCAATAAAAATAGTTAA
- the galE gene encoding UDP-glucose 4-epimerase GalE, translating into MTVLVTGGCGYIGAHVVHALHQAKQNVVVVDDLSYGKPTRIEGARLYGMDISSPDAGARLAQIMKDENVDSVIHFAARKQVGESVEKPLWYYQQNINGMLNVLEAMRQSGAKKLVFSSSAATYGEPPVEVVPEDVVPMLPINPYGQTKLFDEWMARACEKPYGIRFCALRYFNVAGCGPVELEDPAILNLIPMLLERLQKGKAPAIFGSDYPTPDGTCIRDYIHVSDLADAHIAALSYLDRDERKYDAFNVGTGKGTSVRQIVEEIRKVTKLPFKEAILDRRAGDPPQLIGSPKRINEEMGWHAKYNVQDIVESAWKAWQANPEHHIDVDTWKQQD; encoded by the coding sequence ATGACAGTCCTTGTAACAGGTGGATGCGGGTACATTGGCGCACACGTTGTTCACGCACTACATCAAGCCAAGCAAAACGTCGTCGTAGTGGATGACCTTAGCTATGGCAAACCAACTCGCATCGAAGGCGCGCGACTTTATGGAATGGATATATCTTCTCCAGACGCTGGTGCGCGACTTGCACAAATCATGAAGGATGAAAATGTTGACTCCGTTATTCACTTTGCAGCGCGCAAGCAGGTTGGGGAATCTGTAGAAAAGCCGCTTTGGTACTATCAGCAGAATATAAACGGCATGCTTAATGTTTTAGAAGCTATGCGACAAAGTGGAGCAAAAAAACTCGTGTTCTCGTCTAGTGCTGCAACATACGGCGAGCCTCCTGTAGAGGTTGTTCCAGAAGACGTTGTACCAATGCTTCCAATTAACCCATATGGTCAAACAAAGCTCTTCGACGAATGGATGGCACGGGCATGTGAAAAACCATACGGCATTCGCTTCTGCGCCCTACGCTACTTTAACGTTGCAGGCTGCGGACCTGTTGAGCTAGAAGATCCAGCTATACTGAACCTTATTCCTATGCTTCTTGAACGTTTACAGAAAGGCAAAGCGCCTGCAATTTTTGGCAGCGACTACCCTACTCCAGATGGCACTTGCATTCGCGACTACATTCATGTTTCCGATCTTGCAGATGCACACATTGCTGCACTATCATACTTGGATCGCGACGAGCGCAAGTACGATGCGTTTAACGTTGGTACTGGAAAGGGCACATCAGTGCGCCAGATTGTTGAAGAGATTCGCAAAGTTACGAAATTGCCATTTAAAGAGGCAATTCTAGATCGTAGAGCTGGCGACCCACCTCAGCTAATTGGCAGCCCGAAGCGAATCAACGAAGAAATGGGATGGCATGCAAAATACAACGTGCAAGACATAGTTGAATCTGCATGGAAAGCTTGGCAAGCAAATCCAGAACATCATATTGACGTTGATACTTGGAAGCAGCAAGACTAA